In the genome of Ignavibacteriales bacterium, one region contains:
- the rfbC gene encoding dTDP-4-dehydrorhamnose 3,5-epimerase — protein MNVTKPFIDGLIVFQPKVFGDDRGYFFESFSRKNYKENGINYDFVQDNISMSKKGAVRGLHYQVGEKAQGKLCMVISGVVLDVAVDLRFGSPTFGKYYSEILSEENHNQIWIPPGFAHGFSVLSETAIFLYKCTELYSKEHERAVIYNDPQLNIDWKVKNPIVSEKDLQAGLFKDIAKDFVY, from the coding sequence ATGAACGTAACAAAACCTTTTATAGACGGATTGATAGTATTTCAGCCAAAAGTTTTCGGTGATGACCGCGGATATTTTTTTGAATCATTCAGCAGGAAGAATTATAAAGAGAACGGAATCAATTATGATTTTGTGCAGGATAATATCTCAATGTCAAAAAAAGGTGCTGTACGCGGGCTTCATTACCAGGTTGGTGAAAAAGCTCAAGGCAAATTATGTATGGTAATATCCGGGGTTGTACTTGATGTTGCTGTTGATCTGAGGTTCGGTTCACCGACTTTCGGCAAATACTATTCTGAAATTTTATCTGAAGAAAATCATAACCAGATATGGATACCGCCGGGATTCGCGCATGGATTTTCGGTTCTGTCAGAGACAGCAATATTTCTTTATAAATGCACCGAGTTGTACAGCAAAGAACACGAGCGGGCAGTAATTTATAATGATCCACAGCTTAATATCGATTGGAAGGTAAAAAATCCGATTGTATCTGAAAAAGATCTTCAGGCTGGTTTATTTAAGGATATCGCAAAGGATTTTGTCTATTAA
- the rfbA gene encoding glucose-1-phosphate thymidylyltransferase RfbA — MKGIILAGGSGSRLYPITKIYSKQLTVIYDKPLIYYPLSILMLGGIKDILIISNKETIPWYEQLFGDGSHLGLNIQYALQEAPNGIAEAFIIGEKFIGDSPVTLILGDNIFYGNLDFFYEAVQNNVHATIFGYRVTDPERYGIVEFDKAGTAISIEEKPLKPKSQFAVPGLYIYNNSVVNISKNLKPSARGELEITDVNKVYLEKGQLQVEKIGRGIAWLDTGTPEALLQASNFFGVIEDRQGLKVACIEEIAYHMEYINKDHFVKLVNGMPKSLYREYLERIINE; from the coding sequence ATGAAAGGGATAATACTCGCCGGAGGTTCAGGCTCACGGCTTTACCCGATAACAAAAATCTACAGCAAACAGCTTACTGTAATTTATGACAAACCTTTGATCTATTACCCGCTTTCTATTTTAATGTTAGGCGGAATAAAGGATATACTTATCATTTCAAACAAAGAAACTATTCCGTGGTATGAGCAGCTTTTTGGTGACGGCTCACACTTAGGTTTGAATATTCAGTATGCGCTTCAGGAAGCACCAAACGGAATTGCCGAGGCGTTTATAATCGGTGAAAAGTTTATCGGTGATTCGCCCGTAACATTAATTCTCGGTGATAATATTTTTTATGGCAATCTTGATTTCTTTTATGAAGCCGTTCAGAACAATGTTCACGCTACTATTTTCGGTTACCGTGTTACCGATCCTGAACGCTACGGTATAGTTGAGTTTGACAAAGCAGGCACAGCAATTTCAATTGAAGAAAAACCTCTGAAGCCAAAATCACAATTTGCTGTACCCGGTTTATACATTTATAACAATAGTGTTGTTAACATCTCTAAAAATCTTAAACCATCCGCAAGGGGTGAACTCGAGATAACAGATGTTAACAAAGTGTATCTTGAAAAAGGTCAGCTACAGGTTGAAAAAATAGGAAGAGGAATTGCATGGCTTGATACAGGTACACCGGAAGCTTTATTGCAGGCTTCAAACTTTTTTGGTGTAATTGAAGACAGGCAGGGGTTAAAGGTTGCTTGTATTGAAGAGATCGCTTATCACATGGAGTATATCAACAAAGACCATTTTGTAAAACTTGTCAACGGCATGCCCAAATCACTTTACCGTGAATATCTTGAAAGAATAATTAACGAATAA
- a CDS encoding GIY-YIG nuclease family protein: MKTYYVYILSNNSKTLYIGVTNNLERRMYEHRNKLIDGFSKKYNLTKLVYFEMFNDINDAIKKEKQLKNWHRPWKINLIESINREWKDLSTEYDDETRTKPETNEDAETNADAETNEDAETNTDPETSSG; this comes from the coding sequence TTGAAAACCTACTATGTCTATATTCTTTCCAATAATTCAAAAACACTCTACATTGGGGTTACTAATAACCTGGAACGGAGAATGTATGAGCACAGAAATAAACTGATTGATGGATTCAGTAAAAAGTACAATCTAACCAAACTAGTATATTTTGAAATGTTCAATGATATTAATGATGCTATTAAGAAGGAAAAACAGTTAAAGAATTGGCATCGACCGTGGAAAATAAATTTGATTGAATCCATAAACAGGGAATGGAAGGATTTATCTACAGAGTACGATGATGAAACAAGAACGAAGCCTGAAACGAATGAAGATGCTGAAACGAATGCAGATGCTGAAACGAATGAAGATGCTGAAACAAATACAGATCCTGAAACGAGTTCAGGATGA
- a CDS encoding undecaprenyl/decaprenyl-phosphate alpha-N-acetylglucosaminyl 1-phosphate transferase: MTYLLIFFSSLILTIFFTPYVISYFKKVKIVDNPGARKIHTEAIPRMGGIIIYFIVVISLFSYSSDLNSLRMVIFASTFIAICGIIDDMVGLQWTVKFFLQALSAGCLIFFLEPFFNEIILFGISFPYPFDHIVLGVFILGVINSINLLDGMDGLASGFSLFISLIVFAIAFSVNNTFLMVLTASLVGSLLGFLKFNAFPARIFLGDTGSLTLGFFLVLSAVLVTTDFNHGSLDLTFAVILLGVPIVDTLKVMVVRMIERKSPFLADASHLHHIILQNNIRHKTTVFIIQSFTLIYVGSAFYYVKYSKSIAVIAFILASLLLIFVKPLLKVILRKPAFLNSLRAITNIPEDLVSFYKKYFVPVSTIVMLILFVSLLPGKTEIGQQIILLLIIITLLLLSISFYQNLQTRLFSDVYVLINILIFISLTNLSIPLITDLQVNSNIIQKTAQGSFIVLFAAIIFFLLSKEKIFSEKLTLLSGIDLIMLVLISLATIIQNFIGPIKIDFLGANLILGFVIYLWYKIILLFNSSYTRYLFYMSFALPLLSLLLLYFS; this comes from the coding sequence ATGACCTATTTACTCATCTTCTTTTCGAGTCTGATACTTACGATTTTCTTTACACCGTATGTAATCAGCTATTTTAAGAAAGTAAAAATAGTTGATAATCCCGGTGCACGTAAGATCCATACAGAAGCGATACCGCGTATGGGCGGGATAATAATTTATTTTATAGTTGTTATCTCATTGTTCAGTTATTCGAGTGACCTGAACAGCCTGAGGATGGTGATCTTCGCGTCGACTTTTATCGCTATTTGCGGAATTATTGACGATATGGTGGGTCTGCAATGGACTGTAAAGTTCTTCCTGCAGGCTTTGTCGGCGGGCTGCCTGATATTTTTCCTTGAGCCGTTCTTTAATGAAATAATTTTATTCGGTATCTCTTTCCCTTATCCTTTTGATCATATTGTGCTGGGTGTGTTTATACTCGGTGTGATAAATTCAATAAATCTTCTTGATGGAATGGACGGGCTTGCAAGCGGATTTTCTCTTTTTATCTCTCTGATTGTTTTTGCAATAGCGTTTTCAGTGAATAATACTTTTTTAATGGTGCTTACTGCTAGCCTGGTTGGAAGTCTTTTAGGGTTCCTTAAGTTCAATGCTTTCCCGGCGAGAATATTTCTCGGTGATACGGGTTCGCTTACGCTTGGGTTTTTCTTAGTGCTATCCGCTGTGCTTGTTACGACGGATTTTAATCATGGCAGTCTTGATCTTACTTTTGCTGTGATACTGCTGGGTGTGCCTATAGTCGACACATTAAAAGTAATGGTAGTAAGAATGATAGAGCGGAAAAGCCCGTTTCTTGCGGATGCGAGTCACCTTCATCATATAATACTGCAGAACAATATCCGTCACAAAACCACCGTGTTTATTATACAGAGTTTCACATTGATATATGTCGGTTCCGCATTTTATTATGTGAAGTATTCGAAGTCAATTGCGGTGATAGCGTTTATACTTGCGTCGCTGTTACTGATATTCGTCAAGCCGCTGCTTAAGGTGATTTTACGGAAACCCGCTTTTCTTAATTCGCTTCGAGCTATAACAAATATTCCGGAAGACTTAGTCAGTTTTTATAAAAAGTATTTTGTGCCTGTTTCGACTATTGTAATGCTTATCCTGTTTGTGTCTCTTCTTCCGGGAAAGACTGAAATAGGTCAGCAGATAATTCTTCTGCTTATCATTATTACGCTGCTTCTGCTTTCAATTTCTTTTTACCAGAATCTTCAGACGAGGTTGTTCAGCGACGTATATGTGCTGATTAACATATTGATATTCATTTCTCTTACAAATCTGTCAATCCCGCTTATCACCGACCTGCAGGTGAATTCGAATATAATCCAGAAAACCGCGCAGGGAAGTTTTATTGTTTTGTTTGCGGCGATAATCTTTTTCCTTTTGTCGAAGGAAAAAATATTCAGCGAGAAGCTTACATTGCTCAGCGGTATTGATCTGATAATGCTTGTGCTAATTTCGCTTGCTACTATAATTCAGAATTTTATCGGTCCTATAAAGATCGATTTCCTCGGAGCTAATCTTATACTCGGGTTTGTAATTTATTTGTGGTATAAGATCATTCTTTTATTCAATTCATCTTACACGCGGTATTTGTTTTATATGTCGTTTGCATTGCCGCTGCTTTCACTGCTGCTGCTGTATTTTTCGTAA
- a CDS encoding nucleotidyltransferase domain-containing protein, whose amino-acid sequence MKFNKPLELLFSAPSNVSVLRVLNERNAGISGREAARLTGLSLRTVQVALSNLESTGIVKRFAGNREHLFVINRKNFFSAKLAEKIFDAEAEFRSGILSTIKKAFIKDVESIILFGSAARGNDSVNSDLDVCLIYKRDKKILEEKASLVRTKLYEVYGVTFAPVYFNIGKFREMAVKKENPVKEILKEGRVVYGKSTVRILNG is encoded by the coding sequence ATGAAATTCAACAAGCCACTCGAACTTTTATTCAGCGCACCGAGCAATGTATCAGTGCTGCGTGTTTTGAATGAGCGCAATGCCGGTATTTCAGGCAGGGAGGCTGCGAGACTCACCGGGCTTTCGCTGCGAACTGTACAGGTTGCATTATCAAACCTGGAAAGTACAGGAATTGTAAAAAGATTTGCAGGCAACCGTGAACATTTATTTGTAATTAACAGGAAAAATTTTTTTTCAGCAAAGCTGGCAGAAAAAATTTTTGATGCGGAGGCAGAGTTCCGCAGCGGGATACTTTCAACAATCAAAAAAGCGTTTATCAAGGATGTTGAGAGTATTATTTTATTCGGCAGTGCGGCGCGGGGAAATGATAGTGTGAACAGCGATCTGGATGTATGTCTTATTTATAAAAGAGACAAGAAAATCCTGGAAGAAAAGGCATCTTTGGTTAGAACAAAATTATATGAAGTTTACGGGGTTACGTTTGCGCCTGTATATTTTAATATTGGTAAGTTCCGGGAAATGGCGGTGAAGAAAGAAAATCCTGTAAAGGAAATTTTAAAAGAGGGGAGGGTTGTTTATGGTAAATCTACGGTCAGGATATTGAATGGTTAA
- a CDS encoding glycosyltransferase: MKFTVITAVYNNEAHIEDCIKSVTAQSYGDVEYIIVDGGSTDGTVDIIRRYESRLSKWVSEKDSGIYDALNKGIKLATGDVIVFVHSDDMLASDDVLQKAADVFNKKNCDCVFGDLLYVSRDNTGNVVRYWKSGVYRHSSLFFGWMPAHPAFYVRRKVYDELGLFNTSFRIAADYDIVLRFLHKGEVSAEYVPEVFVKMRTGGASNKSAGNIIRKSSEDYRALMLNGFSVPWLTLFFKNVRKLPQFFKR, from the coding sequence ATGAAGTTTACAGTTATCACCGCGGTATATAATAACGAAGCGCACATTGAGGATTGCATCAAAAGTGTGACGGCGCAGAGTTACGGCGATGTTGAGTATATAATCGTCGACGGCGGTTCGACTGATGGTACTGTTGATATTATAAGAAGGTATGAATCCCGTTTGAGCAAGTGGGTGAGTGAAAAGGATAGTGGAATTTATGACGCTCTTAATAAGGGAATAAAACTCGCAACGGGTGATGTGATCGTGTTTGTTCATTCGGATGATATGCTTGCTTCGGATGATGTGCTTCAAAAAGCCGCTGATGTTTTTAATAAAAAAAACTGCGACTGTGTGTTCGGAGACCTGTTGTATGTTTCCAGGGATAATACCGGTAATGTTGTACGGTACTGGAAGTCGGGTGTTTACCGTCACAGCAGTCTGTTCTTCGGATGGATGCCGGCGCATCCGGCGTTTTATGTCAGGAGGAAGGTGTATGACGAGCTGGGGTTGTTCAATACTTCTTTCCGTATAGCCGCTGATTATGATATTGTGCTGCGGTTTTTACATAAGGGTGAAGTATCCGCTGAGTACGTCCCTGAGGTTTTTGTGAAGATGCGAACGGGCGGTGCGAGTAATAAGAGCGCGGGGAATATTATCAGGAAAAGCAGTGAGGACTACCGGGCGCTGATGTTGAACGGGTTTTCGGTTCCGTGGCTTACGTTGTTTTTTAAGAATGTTAGGAAGCTGCCGCAGTTTTTTAAGAGGTGA
- the wcaF gene encoding colanic acid biosynthesis acetyltransferase WcaF — translation MKKVALNKFDNSWYKPGSVFKRFVWYFKNALLLKSSLPWPSSFKVMALRFFGAKVGKGVNIKPCVNIKYPWLLKIGDHVWIGENVWIDNLAEVEIGDNVSISQGAMLLTGNHNYKKETFDLIVGKIKIEEGAWIGAQCVVCPGVTVKSHSILTVGSVLTKDTEPYMIYQGNPAVKVKARVIE, via the coding sequence ATGAAAAAAGTAGCTCTAAATAAATTCGATAACAGCTGGTACAAGCCGGGGAGTGTGTTCAAACGGTTTGTGTGGTATTTCAAGAACGCGTTGTTATTAAAGTCTTCATTGCCATGGCCGAGTTCTTTTAAGGTTATGGCGTTAAGGTTCTTCGGAGCTAAGGTCGGTAAGGGTGTTAATATCAAACCTTGTGTAAATATAAAATATCCCTGGCTGTTGAAGATCGGTGATCATGTGTGGATAGGTGAGAATGTATGGATTGATAATCTTGCCGAAGTGGAGATAGGGGATAATGTAAGTATATCACAGGGCGCGATGCTGTTAACGGGAAATCATAATTACAAGAAGGAAACTTTTGATCTGATAGTCGGGAAGATAAAGATTGAGGAAGGCGCGTGGATAGGTGCGCAGTGTGTTGTTTGTCCGGGTGTGACGGTAAAGTCGCACAGTATATTGACAGTCGGCAGTGTGCTGACAAAGGATACGGAACCGTATATGATATACCAGGGAAATCCGGCGGTGAAGGTGAAAGCACGAGTAATAGAGTAA
- a CDS encoding class I SAM-dependent methyltransferase — translation MNNTFRSFNPNSFNNPEKLPQSQEERDEWLKADREFWENNPMRYDWHDGIERKEFTKEFYDEIDKRFFENVKPFAPWKNIPFDDLIPFNELRDKKVLEIGVGNGSHAQLLSQYCADYTGIDITDYAIKSTSTRLKINKLNGNILQMNAEEMKFENNSFDFIWSWGVIHHTANTFNVLKEMNRVLKPGGKAVVMVYHRGWFNYYLVGFLFLGLLKGDIFKTKSLHKTVQNFCDGALARFYTPSSWEKFVSQYFRVEKTFINGNKAEILPIPASGIKSKLLSIIPDSVSRFMTKNLRMGSFLISRMNKK, via the coding sequence ATGAATAACACATTTAGATCATTTAATCCAAACTCATTTAACAATCCGGAAAAACTACCTCAATCACAAGAAGAGAGGGATGAATGGTTAAAAGCCGACAGAGAATTTTGGGAAAACAATCCGATGCGTTATGACTGGCATGACGGAATAGAGCGGAAAGAATTCACAAAAGAATTTTATGATGAGATAGATAAAAGATTTTTTGAAAATGTAAAACCATTTGCTCCCTGGAAGAATATTCCATTTGATGATCTTATACCCTTTAATGAACTAAGGGATAAAAAGGTTCTTGAAATTGGAGTAGGGAACGGAAGTCATGCTCAGTTACTTTCACAATACTGTGCCGATTACACGGGTATTGATATTACCGATTATGCAATTAAGAGCACATCCACCAGATTGAAAATAAATAAGCTAAACGGAAATATTCTTCAAATGAATGCGGAGGAGATGAAATTTGAAAATAACTCATTTGATTTCATCTGGAGCTGGGGTGTTATTCATCATACGGCAAACACATTTAATGTTTTAAAGGAGATGAACAGAGTATTAAAACCGGGAGGAAAAGCGGTTGTGATGGTTTATCACCGCGGCTGGTTTAATTATTATCTGGTTGGATTCCTGTTCCTGGGATTATTGAAAGGCGATATATTTAAAACCAAATCATTGCACAAAACTGTTCAGAATTTTTGTGATGGGGCGCTTGCAAGATTTTATACTCCATCAAGCTGGGAAAAATTTGTCTCGCAGTATTTTCGGGTTGAGAAAACTTTTATAAACGGAAATAAAGCGGAGATACTTCCAATCCCGGCAAGTGGAATTAAATCAAAATTGCTATCTATTATTCCGGATTCAGTCTCCAGATTCATGACTAAAAATTTGAGAATGGGGTCGTTTTTAATTTCAAGAATGAATAAGAAATAA
- a CDS encoding methyltransferase domain-containing protein has translation MISEKVFKKFYSDRAKSGTRIFYELINSHLNYESVVLNLGAGPTSIEENRKLKGKVKRYVGADIDPLVLGNSDLDEAYVIENGVLPFNNATFDFVISDFVLEHIETPLIFLSEVHRVMKPNGSFFFRTPNRNHYVPLISYLTPHWVHVKVSNKVRGLPKETHEPYQTYYRMNSKHKLMSLSKQVGFSKFEIKLIETEPMYLKFHIVPFLIGVAYERIVNRYNILSFLRVNILGRFEK, from the coding sequence ATGATTTCGGAAAAGGTTTTCAAAAAGTTTTATTCTGATAGAGCAAAAAGTGGAACGAGAATATTTTATGAATTAATTAATTCTCATTTGAACTATGAAAGCGTCGTTCTTAATCTTGGTGCTGGGCCAACCTCGATTGAAGAAAACAGAAAATTGAAGGGTAAAGTAAAAAGATATGTTGGCGCAGATATTGATCCTTTAGTTTTAGGGAATTCTGATCTCGATGAAGCTTATGTAATAGAAAATGGTGTGCTTCCATTTAATAATGCAACATTTGATTTTGTAATTTCAGATTTTGTATTAGAACATATTGAAACTCCACTCATTTTTTTAAGTGAAGTTCATAGAGTAATGAAACCCAATGGTTCTTTTTTTTTCAGAACACCTAATCGAAATCATTATGTGCCTCTGATATCATATTTAACCCCACACTGGGTACACGTAAAAGTATCTAATAAAGTAAGGGGACTCCCCAAAGAGACTCATGAACCTTACCAAACGTACTATAGAATGAATTCAAAACATAAACTAATGTCTCTATCAAAGCAGGTTGGTTTCTCAAAATTCGAAATTAAACTAATAGAAACTGAACCGATGTATCTTAAATTCCATATAGTTCCGTTTCTTATTGGAGTTGCCTATGAACGAATAGTAAACAGATACAATATTCTTTCTTTTCTTAGAGTAAATATATTGGGAAGATTTGAAAAGTAA
- a CDS encoding glycosyltransferase family 2 protein — MEMPLKVTAIILTFNEQRNLPACIESIKDYVNEIIVVDSISTDETIEIAQNYGCKTYQNKFINQAKQFIWATENTEISNEWILRIDADERWTKEGFEELGKLISSDSYDGIYVKMKIYFMGRWIKRGGFYPNYFLRVYKKSRGRMEDRWMDEHIKVEGKTIISGIDVIEANYDRQQNITLWTTKHNNYSTREAVEFLIAKHNLNKLDSVANLFGNKTERKRWLKEKFYFKVPLFVRPLLYYIHRYIFKFGFLDGKEGFIFHYLHAFWYRFLVDVKVYQLESLSKKEKKSISQIIKNHYDIDL, encoded by the coding sequence ATGGAAATGCCTCTAAAAGTTACTGCTATAATTCTAACATTTAATGAACAACGCAATCTGCCTGCCTGTATTGAATCGATTAAAGATTATGTTAATGAAATAATTGTAGTTGATTCGATTTCAACTGATGAAACAATTGAAATTGCACAGAATTATGGTTGTAAAACTTATCAGAACAAATTTATAAACCAGGCAAAACAATTTATATGGGCTACAGAAAACACTGAGATAAGTAATGAGTGGATTTTAAGAATAGATGCAGATGAACGCTGGACAAAGGAAGGATTTGAAGAACTCGGCAAGTTGATAAGCAGTGATTCATATGACGGCATTTATGTTAAGATGAAAATATATTTTATGGGCAGGTGGATAAAACGCGGCGGATTTTATCCCAATTATTTTTTGCGTGTTTATAAAAAGTCGCGTGGACGAATGGAAGACAGGTGGATGGATGAACATATTAAGGTTGAAGGTAAAACAATAATCTCAGGCATAGATGTAATTGAGGCGAATTATGACAGGCAGCAGAATATTACATTATGGACAACGAAGCATAATAATTACTCTACGCGTGAAGCGGTTGAGTTCCTTATCGCAAAGCACAATCTTAATAAACTGGATAGTGTTGCAAATCTGTTCGGCAACAAAACTGAGCGAAAACGCTGGCTAAAGGAAAAATTTTATTTCAAAGTTCCTTTATTTGTTCGCCCCTTGTTATACTATATACACAGGTACATTTTTAAATTCGGATTTCTTGACGGTAAAGAAGGATTTATTTTTCACTATTTGCATGCATTTTGGTATAGGTTCTTAGTTGATGTAAAAGTCTATCAGCTTGAATCTCTCTCAAAGAAGGAGAAAAAAAGTATTTCCCAGATTATAAAAAATCATTATGACATTGATTTATGA
- a CDS encoding class I SAM-dependent methyltransferase, translating to MKCLICGNNVSEEVTSNTYRYYKCSNCNTSQVLPQPSTKQLNDYYNSFHLSDTQGGTYDWVEERMKADFGTKAVLISEQVNNKDIKLLDVGCGKGFFVQECVKAGMHAQGIDVSESGIKYATEVLKVKAECKAIEEVVGKPEYKSAFDVVTLWATIEHVPEPYTLLKSIYSCLKPGGLFILDTGMGNVKEEKYLSGHSQWYDALQHLFVYSEEGLRKILKDTGFRIESVNRNFERNSLRRFVKNVRHIMICFGSFVLLRPLLGSAGFNSMKKESKWPIGKLIQIAAYKN from the coding sequence TTGAAATGCCTTATTTGCGGTAACAACGTTTCTGAAGAGGTTACAAGCAATACATACAGATATTATAAATGTTCAAATTGTAATACTTCACAGGTTTTACCACAGCCATCAACAAAACAATTGAATGACTATTATAATTCATTCCATCTTTCTGATACGCAGGGCGGAACGTATGATTGGGTTGAAGAAAGGATGAAAGCCGATTTTGGTACCAAAGCAGTTTTAATAAGTGAACAGGTAAATAATAAAGATATAAAGCTGCTTGATGTGGGATGCGGTAAAGGTTTTTTTGTGCAGGAGTGTGTTAAAGCAGGAATGCATGCCCAAGGTATTGATGTTTCTGAGTCCGGGATAAAGTATGCAACAGAAGTTTTAAAAGTAAAGGCTGAGTGTAAAGCAATAGAAGAAGTCGTCGGCAAACCTGAATATAAGTCTGCGTTTGATGTTGTTACATTATGGGCAACAATTGAACATGTTCCTGAGCCTTACACTTTACTGAAGTCAATCTATTCTTGTTTAAAACCTGGCGGTTTATTTATTCTCGATACAGGTATGGGTAATGTGAAGGAAGAAAAATATTTGTCAGGTCATTCACAGTGGTATGATGCTTTGCAGCATTTGTTTGTTTATAGTGAAGAAGGTTTAAGAAAAATTTTGAAGGACACCGGATTTAGAATCGAATCTGTTAACCGGAATTTTGAACGAAATTCTTTAAGAAGATTTGTAAAGAACGTACGACATATAATGATATGTTTTGGTTCGTTTGTTTTGCTAAGACCTTTACTAGGCAGTGCTGGTTTTAATTCTATGAAGAAAGAATCCAAATGGCCCATCGGAAAATTAATTCAAATTGCAGCTTATAAGAATTGA
- a CDS encoding glycosyltransferase, with protein MKIACISPSFYPAFYYGGPIFSTYYNALELSKLGVEIYVSTTDANGDESLDVKTNMFIEHTKNFFIKYYSPSTKNGFSYKMFGGLKKDIEDSDIVYTQSVFSLSTVLTFYFSKKSLKPLIFSPRGQLGEWCLNAGSSFKKLWLRFFIKPYADKIHWHVTSDQEKNEVLAVFPGSKVNVIANGIDLNQFESVNGFKDRRYYKRYTSGKNFSNIIVSMGRLHSKKGFDILIEAIKGVTEKYPDTALLIAGEDYGEKRNLEETAIQNGLSNSVFFTGQINDVQEKIDFFSNADIFALPSHNENFGIVYAEALAAGTPVVASTGTPWEIVEEFNCGKWVENTSEQFQKAIEELLGSDVAGMGNNGRRLIAEKFGWSAIAKQFKTTFEEMLSERE; from the coding sequence ATGAAAATCGCATGCATAAGTCCATCCTTTTATCCTGCTTTTTACTATGGTGGTCCCATATTTTCCACTTATTACAATGCTTTGGAATTATCAAAGTTAGGTGTTGAGATTTATGTTTCAACAACCGACGCAAACGGCGATGAAAGTCTTGATGTTAAAACAAATATGTTTATTGAGCATACGAAAAACTTTTTTATAAAATATTATTCTCCATCGACTAAGAATGGTTTTTCATATAAAATGTTTGGCGGTCTAAAAAAGGACATTGAGGATTCAGACATTGTTTATACACAATCGGTATTTTCATTAAGCACAGTTTTAACTTTTTATTTTTCAAAAAAAAGTTTAAAACCGTTAATATTCTCACCTCGCGGTCAGCTTGGTGAGTGGTGCTTAAATGCCGGTAGTTCATTTAAGAAATTGTGGTTAAGGTTTTTTATAAAACCTTATGCTGATAAAATTCACTGGCATGTTACATCTGATCAGGAAAAGAACGAGGTTCTTGCTGTATTCCCCGGTTCAAAAGTGAATGTTATTGCAAACGGAATTGATCTTAATCAGTTTGAATCGGTTAACGGTTTTAAGGATAGAAGGTATTATAAACGATATACTTCGGGTAAAAATTTTTCAAACATTATTGTTTCTATGGGAAGGCTTCATTCTAAAAAAGGATTTGATATTCTTATTGAAGCTATTAAAGGTGTTACTGAAAAATATCCGGACACTGCGTTATTAATTGCAGGTGAAGATTACGGTGAAAAAAGAAACCTGGAGGAAACAGCTATTCAAAATGGTTTGTCGAATAGTGTATTTTTCACAGGTCAGATAAATGATGTTCAGGAGAAAATAGATTTTTTTTCAAACGCTGATATTTTTGCTTTACCGTCCCACAATGAAAATTTCGGGATTGTTTATGCAGAGGCACTTGCCGCAGGGACTCCGGTTGTTGCAAGTACCGGAACACCCTGGGAGATAGTAGAGGAATTTAATTGCGGTAAGTGGGTAGAAAATACAAGTGAACAGTTTCAAAAGGCTATTGAAGAATTACTCGGTTCTGATGTTGCCGGGATGGGTAATAACGGAAGAAGATTGATAGCAGAAAAATTCGGCTGGTCAGCTATAGCAAAACAATTCAAAACAACATTCGAAGAAATGCTTAGTGAAAGAGAATAA